Proteins encoded together in one Camelina sativa cultivar DH55 chromosome 9, Cs, whole genome shotgun sequence window:
- the LOC104715392 gene encoding agamous-like MADS-box protein AGL97: MGGLKRKIDTEKKIEGKQPRAVTFSKRRKGLFSKASELCLLSDAQIAILATPVSANSHNSFYTFGHSSVDSVVAAFLSDQTPTRDDVDDENLGFWWEDESLANSENPEELADAIDSMKRMLQDLKELQRDHQHVVVEKENNNNNASFTLRGNDDVGGCSNQGILSTDSEVHETQSQAMPMIDYVGEGCSNQGLDFDQIFDSAVPETQSQALPMIDSDNFDQILPIDSEVDETKSQAMPMIDLDDDYSLFFSSDFFNEIDIDALYA, from the coding sequence ATGGGGGGCTTGAAGAGGAAAATAGatacagagaagaagatagagggGAAACAACCACGCGCTGTTACATTCTCGAAACGTCGTAAGGGCCTTTTCAGCAAAGCGTCGGAGCTTTGTCTTCTCTCCGACGCTCAGATTGCAATCTTAGCGACTCCGGTTTCTGCTAATTCACACAACTCTTTCTACACGTTTGGACACTCGTCTGTGGATAGCGTTGTCGCTGCTTTCCTCTCTGATCAGACTCCGACTCGGGATGACGTCGATGAtgaaaatttagggttttggtgggaaGACGAGAGTCTCGCCAATTCGGAGAATCCGGAGGAACTGGCTGACGCGATTGACTCAATGAAGAGGATGTTACAAGATCTCAAGGAGTTGCAAAGAGATCATCAACACGTCGTCGTGGAGAaggagaacaacaacaacaatgcttCTTTTACTTTACGTGGAAACGACGACGTGGGTGGATGCAGCAACCAAGGGATATTATCAACTGATTCTGAGGTTCATGAGACTCAATCTCAAGCTATGCCGATGATTGATTACGTGGGTGAAGGATGCAGCAACCAAGGGCTCGACTTTGATCAAATATTTGATTCTGCGGTTCCTGAGACTCAATCTCAAGCTTTGCCCATGATTGATTCTGACAACTTTGATCAAATATTACCAATTGATTCTGAGGTTGATGAGACTAAATCTCAAGCTATGCCGATGATCGATTTGGACGACGACTACagtcttttcttctcttctgattTCTTCAATGAAATTGACATTGATGCACTCTATGCATAA